In the genome of Pseudarthrobacter sp. IC2-21, one region contains:
- a CDS encoding DUF222 domain-containing protein, whose translation MEGTAADAAFDEVVAAVAVLAELRRRQREDPAGPDPLRRGVDDSLDRLAVISRLEASTAALKVFTTTEYVDGTRALTPPAASPQENTAHEMAAIAELACVLTVSEPNAASLLSTSHRLTTTLPLTLAALQAGTISWQHARVMADETLNLDHAGAAALEAHFLDPDAPNPARGPAGELTPGRFRAKARTWRERHHPDSIEKRHTKSALDRRLEYSPDRDGMAWLSAYLPAIKPPGSMTAPPPPPGNAGPHRNQDPHPTPRRHRRSLAPRRGSRPDPLTESPGPDHRAGVRADGTDRRARHVGRVRAIPPSMARTLIADGAESFHRVLTDPRNGAPLEIGRTSYRVPKAMRQWLRLRDGKCPFPGCNNQSLDNDADHILAWANAGTTGITNLAQPCRKYHRLKHTSPWTPTPASATEPPGWISPTGRHYQSEHPDWEPPTPPDQIVDQLPYRHPVPKPDQIVDQLPSRDRGTSLPESRTESLPEIPIPANPDGESAWLLRRLPNKPVPLGFASVADFLWLVEQPLAGSGARSSSGTTG comes from the coding sequence ATGGAAGGCACAGCAGCGGACGCGGCGTTTGATGAGGTAGTGGCTGCCGTTGCCGTGCTGGCCGAACTCCGCCGTCGCCAGCGTGAGGACCCCGCCGGTCCTGATCCGCTGCGCCGGGGTGTGGACGACTCCCTGGACCGCCTGGCCGTCATCTCCCGGCTCGAAGCAAGCACGGCCGCTTTGAAAGTTTTCACCACCACCGAATACGTCGACGGGACCAGGGCACTCACACCCCCTGCCGCGTCCCCGCAGGAGAATACCGCCCACGAAATGGCCGCGATCGCCGAACTCGCCTGCGTCCTGACCGTCAGCGAACCAAACGCCGCGTCCCTGCTGTCCACCTCCCACCGGCTCACCACCACCCTGCCCCTGACCCTGGCCGCCCTGCAGGCAGGAACCATTTCGTGGCAGCACGCCCGGGTCATGGCGGACGAAACCCTCAACCTCGATCACGCCGGCGCCGCCGCCCTCGAAGCCCACTTCCTGGACCCTGACGCACCCAACCCGGCCCGGGGACCGGCCGGTGAGCTGACCCCCGGCCGGTTCCGCGCCAAAGCCCGCACCTGGCGCGAACGCCACCACCCCGACAGCATCGAAAAACGCCACACCAAGAGTGCCTTGGACCGGCGTTTGGAGTACTCTCCGGACCGGGACGGGATGGCCTGGCTCTCGGCCTACCTCCCCGCCATCAAGCCGCCGGGATCCATGACCGCGCCACCACCGCCGCCGGGCAATGCAGGGCCCCACCGAAACCAGGACCCTCACCCAACTCCGCGCCGACACCGTCGCAGCCTGGCTCCTCGGCGGGGAAGCAGACCTGATCCCCTCACCGAAAGCCCAGGTCCTGATCACCGTGCCGGTGTTCGCGCTGATGGGACTGACCGACGAGCCCGCCATGTTGGACGGGTACGGGCCATCCCACCATCCATGGCCCGCACCCTCATCGCCGACGGTGCAGAGTCCTTCCACCGCGTCCTGACCGACCCCCGCAACGGCGCACCGCTGGAAATCGGCCGGACCAGCTACCGGGTCCCCAAAGCCATGCGGCAATGGCTGCGCCTGCGGGACGGCAAATGCCCATTCCCCGGCTGTAACAACCAATCCCTGGACAACGACGCCGACCACATCCTCGCCTGGGCCAACGCCGGAACCACCGGCATCACCAACCTCGCCCAACCATGCCGCAAATACCACCGGCTCAAACACACCTCACCCTGGACACCCACACCGGCGAGCGCCACCGAACCTCCCGGCTGGATTTCCCCCACCGGCCGCCACTACCAAAGCGAACACCCCGACTGGGAACCACCAACCCCGCCGGACCAAATCGTCGATCAACTCCCCTACCGGCACCCAGTTCCTAAGCCGGACCAGATCGTCGATCAACTCCCCTCTAGGGACCGTGGCACTTCCCTGCCCGAATCCCGGACCGAAAGCCTGCCCGAAATACCAATTCCGGCGAATCCCGACGGCGAGTCGGCGTGGCTGTTGCGGCGTCTTCCCAATAAACCGGTGCCGCTTGGGTTTGCTTCCGTAGCTGACTTTCTCTGGCTGGTTGAACAGCCGCTGGCGGGCAGCGGCGCGCGTTCATCTTCCGGCACCACGGGCTAA
- a CDS encoding DUF1345 domain-containing protein yields MSIRRFGTPVHNTRVRLIVMAAGGTAVALVVGIAGSWAYAPAIGWAAASVIYLVWVWSVIGHLDAAGTSAHALREDPGRLASDVLVLAATVSSFGGVALILLDAGSAAGGTKAAIIGLALASVVLSWLLVHTLFTLRYATLYFQANDGVDFNKSEPPRYADFAYLSFTIGMTFQVSDTALTTRTTRYTALRQALLSYVLGTIVLATTINLVAGLVR; encoded by the coding sequence ATGAGCATCCGGCGATTCGGCACTCCGGTCCATAACACGCGGGTCCGGCTGATTGTCATGGCGGCCGGCGGCACGGCCGTTGCACTGGTGGTCGGCATTGCGGGTTCCTGGGCCTATGCCCCGGCCATCGGGTGGGCGGCGGCGTCAGTCATCTACTTGGTCTGGGTTTGGTCCGTTATCGGGCATCTCGATGCCGCTGGGACCTCTGCCCATGCCCTCCGGGAAGATCCCGGCCGGCTTGCATCCGATGTCCTGGTGCTGGCGGCGACGGTGAGCAGCTTCGGCGGGGTCGCACTCATCCTGCTCGATGCAGGTTCCGCGGCAGGCGGCACGAAAGCGGCCATCATTGGCCTTGCCCTGGCAAGTGTCGTCCTCTCATGGCTCCTGGTCCATACGCTCTTTACGCTCCGGTACGCCACCCTCTACTTTCAGGCAAACGATGGAGTGGACTTTAATAAGAGCGAACCGCCCAGGTACGCGGACTTTGCCTACCTCTCGTTCACTATCGGCATGACGTTCCAAGTCTCCGACACCGCCCTGACCACCCGCACCACTCGGTACACCGCACTGCGTCAAGCCCTGCTTTCCTACGTACTGGGAACAATTGTGCTCGCCACCACCATCAACCTTGTCGCCGGACTTGTCCGCTGA
- a CDS encoding universal stress protein: MDNPEAKIVVGVDGSDSSVQALRLAARLAPALDARIHAVACWDFPQMYAGYVPPDFDAFEADATQTLTEAIGKAFGPDTPANMTHELVRGPAPAKLVEAAAGAAMLVVGRRGHGGIMGMHLGSVSSACVSHAACPVLVIHSDGRYAPHHLGRDLRAEGENTPAV, translated from the coding sequence ATGGACAACCCCGAAGCAAAGATTGTTGTTGGTGTGGACGGCTCTGATTCCTCGGTGCAGGCGCTGCGCCTCGCGGCACGGCTGGCACCCGCCCTCGATGCCCGGATTCACGCGGTGGCCTGTTGGGACTTCCCGCAGATGTACGCCGGTTATGTTCCGCCCGATTTCGACGCCTTCGAAGCGGACGCAACCCAGACCCTCACTGAGGCGATCGGTAAAGCATTCGGCCCCGACACCCCTGCCAACATGACTCATGAGCTGGTTCGTGGTCCCGCGCCGGCCAAGCTCGTCGAAGCAGCGGCAGGCGCCGCAATGCTGGTGGTCGGCCGCCGCGGCCACGGTGGAATCATGGGCATGCATCTGGGGTCTGTCAGCTCAGCCTGTGTTTCACATGCTGCCTGCCCGGTCCTGGTGATCCACTCTGATGGCCGCTACGCCCCGCACCACCTCGGACGGGACCTCCGGGCCGAGGGCGAAAACACGCCCGCGGTGTAG
- a CDS encoding carboxylesterase/lipase family protein, with protein sequence MNAVVTTNQGQLRGSITGGVHRFLGIAYAAPTLGANRFRPPQPLQPWDGIRDADQYGAAPFQLAPPESAGTEWDTGVGGADCLNLNIWTPDPRSAGLPVMVWIQGGAFEIGSTAAYNGTNFARDGVVCVVINWRVGADGFLDLGDGNANAGLLDQVAALEWVRDNITAFGGDPGNVTVFGESAGAMSIGVLLSMPAAEGLFRRAILQSGAAHHEIDTSTAQRTGGLLAALLGVPATRDAVAAVPTRQLLAAQAQLKADLAARPDPERWGQEVVASRMLWQPTIDGATVPGRPIERIAAGSGSAVDVIVGTNTEDWQLFLAITGVIAKVTEADLADSRSVDGFPPLSVYGLPAGVALREYRSHYPASSPGELLAAVETDWWVRIPALRLAEAHEAAALTTGARTYMYEFGWRAPGLGAVHAVEVPFVFDTLDGDSRLFGPLLGPNPPQPLADAMHRAWVSFAATGDPGWPLYERAGRATMFFDTSSGVIHDPRAWERGLWKDVR encoded by the coding sequence GTGAACGCCGTCGTCACAACCAACCAAGGGCAGTTGCGCGGAAGCATCACCGGCGGCGTGCACCGGTTCCTTGGCATTGCGTACGCCGCACCCACGTTGGGTGCTAACCGGTTCCGTCCGCCCCAGCCGCTCCAGCCCTGGGATGGAATCCGGGATGCCGACCAGTACGGCGCAGCCCCTTTCCAGCTGGCACCCCCGGAAAGTGCCGGCACGGAGTGGGACACCGGGGTGGGCGGCGCAGACTGCTTGAACCTGAATATCTGGACGCCCGACCCGCGCTCGGCTGGCCTGCCGGTGATGGTGTGGATCCAGGGCGGCGCATTTGAAATCGGCTCAACGGCCGCCTACAACGGGACAAACTTCGCCCGGGACGGCGTGGTGTGTGTGGTGATCAACTGGCGCGTCGGCGCCGACGGTTTCCTGGATCTCGGTGACGGCAACGCCAACGCCGGACTCCTCGACCAGGTTGCGGCCTTGGAATGGGTTCGCGACAACATCACAGCGTTTGGCGGTGATCCGGGCAACGTCACGGTATTTGGCGAATCCGCAGGTGCCATGAGCATCGGGGTCCTTCTCTCCATGCCCGCCGCCGAAGGGTTGTTCCGGCGGGCCATCCTGCAGAGCGGCGCCGCCCACCATGAAATCGACACCTCCACCGCCCAACGGACCGGCGGCCTCCTCGCGGCGTTGCTTGGGGTTCCGGCAACCCGGGACGCGGTAGCAGCCGTGCCCACCCGGCAACTGCTGGCAGCGCAGGCACAATTAAAGGCAGATCTCGCCGCCCGGCCCGATCCGGAACGATGGGGACAAGAAGTTGTGGCCAGCCGGATGCTGTGGCAACCAACCATCGACGGCGCCACGGTTCCGGGACGACCCATCGAACGGATCGCCGCCGGCTCAGGGTCCGCCGTCGATGTCATCGTGGGCACCAACACCGAGGACTGGCAATTGTTCCTCGCGATCACCGGCGTGATCGCCAAGGTCACGGAAGCGGATCTGGCGGACTCCAGGAGTGTGGACGGTTTCCCGCCCTTGTCGGTTTATGGTCTTCCGGCTGGCGTCGCGCTCCGTGAATACCGGTCCCACTACCCCGCAAGTTCCCCGGGCGAGCTGCTGGCCGCTGTGGAAACTGACTGGTGGGTGAGGATTCCCGCGCTGCGCCTGGCGGAAGCCCACGAGGCTGCGGCACTGACCACCGGCGCACGGACGTACATGTACGAGTTCGGGTGGCGCGCCCCCGGCCTCGGCGCAGTCCACGCCGTGGAAGTGCCGTTCGTTTTCGACACCTTGGACGGAGACTCCCGGCTGTTCGGGCCACTCCTGGGGCCAAACCCGCCGCAGCCATTGGCCGATGCCATGCACAGAGCCTGGGTTTCATTCGCCGCCACCGGCGATCCCGGCTGGCCGCTCTATGAGCGCGCCGGCCGGGCCACGATGTTCTTCGACACCAGCTCAGGCGTCATCCATGACCCGCGGGCGTGGGAACGCGGCCTTTGGAAAGACGTCCGCTAG
- a CDS encoding S1C family serine protease, giving the protein MTITTRDGIGSGVIYRSDGVIVTDAHVVEDQSKQPYGTVQVQLADGSQASASIIGVDDPSDVAVIKADRSDLPAAQFSATTPDVGELAVVIGTPLGLTETVTAGIVSGLHRNMPPSAERPQGAIDLLQTDAPISPGNSGGAVVDGKGQVIGLSEAYLPPSSGAVAIGFVTPAATVTNVADQLLKNGKASHAVLGVVPADLTPEIVQRFNLATTTGALVIQVSPDSPADKAGIRAGDIITAFDGQKIAGVTDLLAALRKAQPGQEVGITAQRGKDAKTFSAVLADTSGTG; this is encoded by the coding sequence GTGACGATCACAACCCGGGACGGGATAGGCAGTGGCGTGATTTACCGCAGCGACGGCGTCATCGTCACTGATGCACACGTGGTCGAGGACCAGAGCAAACAGCCATACGGGACTGTTCAGGTCCAGTTGGCTGACGGCAGCCAAGCCAGCGCTTCAATCATCGGCGTGGATGACCCCAGTGACGTGGCGGTCATTAAAGCGGACCGCTCGGATCTTCCTGCAGCGCAGTTCTCGGCAACAACTCCCGACGTCGGGGAGCTGGCCGTGGTGATCGGTACCCCGCTCGGCCTCACAGAGACCGTCACCGCGGGGATCGTGTCGGGGCTTCACCGCAACATGCCACCATCGGCTGAACGGCCGCAGGGGGCCATCGACCTGCTTCAGACCGACGCCCCGATCTCGCCGGGTAATTCCGGTGGTGCCGTCGTTGACGGAAAAGGACAGGTGATCGGGCTGTCCGAGGCGTACCTGCCCCCGAGCTCCGGTGCGGTTGCTATCGGGTTCGTCACGCCGGCTGCCACCGTTACAAACGTCGCGGACCAGTTACTGAAGAACGGGAAGGCCTCCCACGCCGTACTGGGAGTGGTCCCTGCCGATCTGACCCCGGAGATCGTCCAGAGGTTCAACCTGGCTACAACCACGGGGGCACTGGTCATCCAGGTTTCCCCTGACAGTCCTGCGGACAAGGCAGGCATCCGGGCCGGGGATATCATCACCGCGTTCGACGGTCAGAAGATCGCGGGGGTCACCGACCTGCTGGCAGCCCTGCGAAAGGCCCAACCTGGCCAGGAGGTCGGCATCACCGCCCAGCGTGGAAAAGACGCCAAGACCTTTAGCGCAGTCCTCGCGGACACGTCCGGCACCGGATGA
- a CDS encoding ATP-binding protein, whose protein sequence is MTNWRIRDFHSADLDGILHLWETLKASNVEPVYALSEVLASCEKDHAVVAVQGEQVVGAAVGRAAHDQGWIVFLATLPEYRGRGIGTSLLAAVENRMAPHGLNKLSALMPEAETRVEAFLSRGFALKKNLRYFERTIPVQRQELGALGQLGGRVLARDLWENVAGMRKEKELLERRLVLPLAEADLADEYGVVPPRAVVLFGPPGTGKTTFAKAIASRLEWPFVEVFPSRLASDPKGLAGALRETFLEIAELEHCVVFIDEVEEIASQRSGEPPSPLQGVTNELLKIIPAFREQPGRLLVCATNFIRALDTAFLRHGRFDYVIPIGLPDRQAREAMWQRFIPAAVVDDVDVELLVERTEGFSPADIEYAARSASQRALEKAVYDDGGAASGGSVSVREAVRKGPSTEDYLDAIGETRTTVSAEVHQDFLEDIDSLGRV, encoded by the coding sequence ATGACCAACTGGCGGATCAGGGATTTCCATTCAGCGGACCTGGACGGGATCCTGCACCTCTGGGAGACCCTCAAGGCCTCCAACGTGGAGCCCGTTTATGCCCTCTCCGAGGTCCTCGCGTCCTGCGAAAAGGACCATGCAGTGGTGGCGGTCCAGGGCGAGCAGGTGGTGGGCGCCGCCGTCGGACGTGCCGCGCACGATCAGGGCTGGATCGTCTTCCTGGCCACGCTGCCGGAGTACCGCGGCCGGGGCATCGGCACGTCACTGCTCGCCGCCGTCGAAAACCGGATGGCCCCGCATGGCCTCAACAAGCTATCCGCGCTGATGCCCGAGGCCGAAACCCGGGTGGAAGCTTTCCTCAGCCGCGGGTTCGCGCTGAAGAAGAACTTGCGGTACTTCGAGCGGACCATCCCGGTGCAGCGGCAGGAACTTGGCGCACTCGGCCAGCTGGGCGGCCGGGTCCTGGCGCGCGACCTGTGGGAAAACGTGGCGGGCATGCGCAAGGAAAAGGAACTCCTTGAACGGCGCCTGGTCCTGCCGCTCGCGGAGGCGGACCTCGCGGATGAGTACGGTGTGGTGCCACCGCGCGCGGTGGTGTTGTTTGGTCCTCCGGGGACGGGTAAAACCACGTTCGCGAAGGCGATCGCGTCCCGGCTGGAGTGGCCGTTTGTCGAGGTCTTCCCGTCCCGGCTCGCCTCCGATCCCAAGGGCCTGGCGGGTGCGCTGCGTGAGACGTTCCTGGAGATTGCCGAACTGGAGCACTGCGTGGTGTTTATCGACGAAGTGGAGGAGATTGCTTCCCAGCGTTCGGGCGAACCGCCATCGCCGCTGCAGGGCGTCACGAACGAGCTGCTGAAAATCATCCCGGCGTTCCGTGAACAGCCCGGCCGCCTGCTGGTCTGCGCCACCAACTTCATCCGGGCGCTGGACACCGCATTCCTGCGTCACGGCCGGTTCGACTACGTCATTCCCATCGGACTGCCCGACCGTCAGGCCCGTGAAGCCATGTGGCAGCGCTTCATCCCGGCCGCCGTGGTGGACGACGTCGACGTGGAACTCCTCGTGGAGCGCACCGAAGGGTTTTCTCCCGCAGACATTGAGTATGCCGCCCGCAGCGCCTCCCAGCGTGCGCTGGAAAAGGCAGTGTACGACGACGGCGGGGCGGCTTCCGGCGGAAGCGTTTCAGTTCGCGAAGCGGTTCGGAAGGGGCCCTCCACGGAGGATTACCTGGACGCCATCGGGGAAACGCGGACTACGGTTAGCGCCGAGGTCCATCAGGACTTCCTTGAGGACATCGACTCGCTGGGGCGGGTCTAG
- the gluQRS gene encoding tRNA glutamyl-Q(34) synthetase GluQRS has protein sequence MNRAGRFAPSPSGELHVGNLRTAILAWLFARSTGRDFLLRVEDLDRARAGAEAEQLRDLAAIGVTWDGAVVRQTDRGEVYGEAIARLTAAGLTYECFCTRREIQEAPSAPHAPQGAYPGTCRNLDPAEVEFRRSNRPAAIRLRAEVAEYTVRDVLHGEFTGVVDDFVLRRNDGVTAYNLAVVVDDAAQGIDQVVRGDDLLSSTPRQAYLSSLLHMPVPEYAHVPLVVNADGARLAKRDGAVTLADLSREGVAAAGVRDLILQSLGLPGGTLESALSAFRTLDLPREPWVWRRL, from the coding sequence ATGAATCGAGCCGGACGCTTTGCCCCCAGCCCCTCCGGTGAACTCCATGTTGGCAACCTCCGTACCGCCATTCTTGCCTGGCTGTTCGCCCGATCCACAGGCCGGGACTTCCTGCTTCGTGTTGAGGACCTGGACCGTGCGCGTGCCGGTGCGGAAGCTGAGCAGCTCCGCGATCTGGCGGCCATCGGCGTGACGTGGGACGGCGCCGTCGTGCGCCAGACGGACCGCGGCGAGGTGTACGGCGAGGCCATTGCGCGGCTGACCGCAGCGGGCCTCACGTATGAGTGCTTCTGCACGCGCCGCGAAATCCAGGAGGCGCCCTCCGCTCCGCACGCACCGCAAGGCGCCTACCCCGGCACGTGCCGCAACCTTGATCCGGCCGAGGTTGAGTTCAGGCGCTCCAACCGGCCCGCGGCCATCAGGCTGCGGGCGGAGGTAGCGGAGTACACCGTGCGGGACGTGCTGCACGGGGAATTCACCGGTGTGGTGGATGATTTCGTCCTGCGCCGCAACGACGGCGTGACCGCGTACAACCTCGCGGTGGTGGTGGATGATGCCGCCCAGGGCATAGATCAAGTGGTGCGGGGAGATGACCTGCTCTCCTCCACGCCGCGGCAGGCCTATCTTTCGTCCCTCCTGCATATGCCCGTTCCGGAATATGCGCACGTACCGCTGGTAGTGAATGCCGACGGCGCCCGGCTGGCCAAGCGCGACGGTGCGGTGACGCTGGCCGATCTGTCCCGCGAAGGAGTCGCCGCTGCGGGAGTCCGCGATCTTATCCTGCAGTCCCTGGGGCTGCCGGGCGGGACTTTGGAATCTGCGCTCTCCGCGTTCCGGACGCTGGATCTTCCCCGCGAGCCTTGGGTGTGGCGGCGCCTCTAG
- a CDS encoding Lrp/AsnC family transcriptional regulator encodes MQQLDITDKRILSALDEDPRLPIMVLAQRLGLARGTVQSRLERMSASGALRPNSSRVLPSALGRGVAAAVSAELDQSHLNEAIAALREIPEVLECHAPAGDTDLVIRVVATSPDDLYRVSEEIRLCPGIVRTSTSMFLREVIPYRTTGLLKS; translated from the coding sequence TTGCAGCAACTGGACATCACCGACAAACGGATCCTCAGCGCCCTCGACGAGGACCCCCGGCTCCCCATCATGGTCTTGGCGCAACGCCTGGGCCTGGCCCGCGGCACCGTGCAATCACGTCTGGAGCGGATGAGCGCCTCGGGCGCGCTCCGCCCGAACAGCAGCCGCGTGCTGCCGTCCGCCCTGGGCCGCGGGGTGGCGGCGGCAGTGAGCGCCGAGCTTGACCAAAGCCATCTCAATGAAGCCATCGCCGCACTCCGCGAGATCCCCGAGGTCCTCGAGTGCCACGCTCCCGCCGGTGACACCGACCTGGTGATCCGCGTGGTGGCAACCAGCCCGGATGATCTGTACAGGGTGTCCGAGGAAATCCGCCTCTGCCCGGGGATCGTCCGCACGTCCACCAGCATGTTCCTGCGCGAGGTTATCCCTTACCGGACCACCGGGCTGCTGAAGAGCTAA
- a CDS encoding phosphohydrolase yields MSDQHSTEHSATPGFTVETARVLAEVAHNRQKDKLKRPYRDHVIAVGDALADFDDDIRIAGYLHDIAEDTPITRQALLDMGVSERAADIIERVTNRLHDNPDDYQAGIRYIAEDHDAALVKIADNAHNSLPERVKALAEKWPDKPPVTKYRDARPVLYAAVETEEIRKILGRVNPWLLEELDDQLDEEDNTDYENLSYDS; encoded by the coding sequence ATGTCAGACCAGCACTCCACGGAGCACAGCGCCACGCCCGGATTTACTGTTGAGACCGCAAGGGTCCTGGCGGAGGTTGCCCACAACCGGCAGAAGGACAAGCTCAAACGGCCCTATCGTGACCACGTCATTGCCGTGGGGGACGCCCTGGCCGATTTCGACGACGACATCCGGATCGCCGGTTACCTTCACGACATTGCCGAGGACACTCCCATTACCCGGCAGGCGCTTCTGGACATGGGCGTCTCTGAGCGGGCAGCGGACATCATTGAACGGGTGACCAACCGGCTGCACGATAACCCGGACGACTACCAGGCCGGCATCCGCTACATCGCCGAGGACCATGACGCCGCCTTGGTGAAGATCGCCGACAATGCCCACAATTCCCTGCCCGAACGCGTTAAAGCCCTCGCCGAGAAATGGCCGGACAAGCCGCCGGTCACCAAGTACCGGGATGCGCGCCCGGTACTTTATGCCGCTGTGGAAACCGAGGAGATCCGGAAGATCCTGGGCAGGGTTAACCCGTGGCTGCTGGAAGAACTGGATGACCAGCTGGATGAGGAAGACAACACCGACTACGAGAACCTCTCCTACGATTCCTAG
- a CDS encoding FAD-binding oxidoreductase, translating to MNNNSFLSLQEKVRGSVSTADSPDYDTARAVYNGMINKRPAGILQVSQVADVITAVNFARDEGMDIALRGGGHSAPGFGTCDGGLVLDFSNRRGVRVDPGTATAWSETGATWADFNHATNAFGLATTGGIIGSTGVAGLTLGGGIGYLSRQYGLSCDNLKSADVITADGRFRHASATENDDLFWALRGGTGNFGVVTSLEFALHPVDVVYGGVIIYLLEHAEAVGQLYRDTIAKAPEELGVFLGVHQGPPVPFLPEEYHGRPVVVLVGAWMGEHDEGQRQWQPFFDAAPVAGSFVGPIPYPVLNTLFDPMLPKGLQGYWKAEFLPAMTDEVIKLAKHHGETVPSLQTANHFYPINGAVHRVPKDATAFPYRDVDFAAVIAGMWENPADNDANISWVREYAAGLSEHSAGGAYINFMDTDDQSRTKENYSGNYQRLASIKAKYDPDNLFHVNQNIKPAA from the coding sequence ATGAACAACAACTCATTCTTGTCATTGCAGGAAAAAGTGCGCGGTTCCGTCTCGACAGCGGACAGCCCCGATTACGACACCGCCCGGGCTGTGTACAACGGAATGATCAATAAGCGTCCCGCGGGGATCCTTCAGGTTTCCCAGGTGGCCGACGTGATCACGGCAGTGAATTTCGCCCGGGACGAGGGGATGGACATCGCCCTGCGCGGTGGCGGCCACAGCGCCCCCGGGTTCGGCACCTGCGACGGCGGCCTGGTGCTTGACTTCTCTAACCGCCGGGGCGTACGTGTAGATCCCGGCACGGCAACGGCTTGGTCGGAAACGGGCGCAACGTGGGCGGATTTCAACCACGCAACCAACGCCTTCGGACTGGCCACCACAGGCGGGATCATCGGTTCCACCGGCGTGGCAGGACTAACTTTGGGTGGCGGCATCGGCTACCTTTCGCGCCAGTACGGCCTGTCTTGCGACAACTTGAAATCGGCCGACGTTATCACCGCAGACGGGCGATTCCGGCATGCCAGCGCCACGGAAAACGACGATCTCTTCTGGGCCCTCCGCGGCGGAACCGGAAACTTCGGCGTGGTGACCTCCCTGGAGTTCGCCCTTCATCCTGTGGATGTCGTCTACGGCGGCGTGATTATCTACCTGCTCGAGCACGCAGAGGCCGTGGGCCAGTTGTACCGGGACACCATCGCCAAGGCTCCGGAGGAACTGGGCGTTTTCCTGGGTGTCCACCAGGGTCCGCCGGTTCCCTTCCTGCCGGAGGAATACCATGGGCGTCCGGTGGTGGTCCTCGTGGGCGCCTGGATGGGAGAACACGATGAGGGGCAGCGGCAGTGGCAGCCGTTCTTTGACGCGGCGCCTGTCGCCGGCTCCTTTGTGGGACCGATCCCCTACCCTGTCCTGAACACCCTCTTCGACCCCATGTTGCCCAAAGGACTCCAGGGCTACTGGAAGGCGGAGTTCCTGCCCGCCATGACTGACGAGGTCATCAAACTGGCGAAGCACCACGGCGAAACTGTCCCGAGCCTGCAGACCGCCAACCACTTCTACCCCATCAACGGCGCAGTTCATCGGGTCCCAAAGGACGCGACGGCCTTCCCGTACCGGGATGTCGATTTCGCCGCCGTGATAGCAGGAATGTGGGAGAACCCTGCCGATAATGACGCGAACATCAGTTGGGTCCGCGAGTACGCAGCCGGACTTAGTGAGCACAGCGCCGGCGGCGCCTACATTAATTTCATGGACACCGACGATCAGTCCCGGACCAAGGAGAACTACTCGGGCAACTACCAGCGGCTGGCCAGCATCAAGGCGAAATACGATCCGGACAACCTGTTCCACGTTAACCAGAACATCAAACCGGCCGCCTGA